A window of the Kiritimatiellia bacterium genome harbors these coding sequences:
- a CDS encoding type I 3-dehydroquinate dehydratase → MRGLHIGPLAIGRIPRIVGTAVSAKTLDAAARIAWPAFDLLEIRADRMDAEWQRGARLLREAGIPLLLTVRSALEGGNWRGAEAKRKRLYLSNLGAVDAVDVEIRSRAMKTVARAARRRGRLVIGSFHDFDGTPSMAVLRRIVWRGRAAGAHVVKIATHLGSEADLDRLLDLLAESREPLCVLGIGPRGAAARVRLARAGSCLTYGYVDRPAAPGQPSCRDLARKLRRARVTA, encoded by the coding sequence ATGAGAGGTCTCCATATCGGCCCGTTGGCCATCGGCCGCATCCCGCGCATTGTCGGGACGGCCGTCTCGGCGAAAACCCTGGATGCCGCCGCCCGGATTGCTTGGCCGGCGTTCGATCTCCTGGAGATCCGGGCGGATCGGATGGATGCCGAATGGCAGCGCGGCGCGCGCCTCCTGCGGGAAGCCGGGATCCCGCTGCTTCTGACGGTGCGTTCCGCGCTGGAGGGCGGAAACTGGCGCGGCGCGGAGGCCAAACGCAAGCGGCTTTACCTGTCGAACCTGGGCGCCGTGGACGCGGTGGACGTGGAGATCCGCAGCCGGGCGATGAAGACCGTCGCGCGGGCGGCCCGAAGACGGGGCCGGCTGGTCATCGGGTCGTTTCACGATTTCGACGGAACGCCGTCCATGGCCGTGTTGCGGCGGATCGTCTGGCGGGGGCGGGCAGCCGGCGCCCACGTCGTCAAGATCGCCACGCACCTGGGGAGCGAGGCCGACCTCGATCGGCTCCTTGACCTGCTGGCGGAATCGCGGGAACCCCTGTGCGTGCTCGGGATAGGCCCGCGCGGGGCGGCGGCCCGTGTCCGGCTGGCCCGCGCGGGATCGTGCCTGACCTACGGCTACGTCGACCGCCCCGCGGCGCCCGGCCAGCCGTCGT